The following are encoded together in the Vibrio zhugei genome:
- the tnpB gene encoding IS66 family insertion sequence element accessory protein TnpB (TnpB, as the term is used for proteins encoded by IS66 family insertion elements, is considered an accessory protein, since TnpC, encoded by a neighboring gene, is a DDE family transposase.): MKRMMTAPVVYLYREFVDFRKSINGLALLIESDTDLELGSGALFLFTNKQRDKIKVLYWDQTGYALWYKRLEKAKFKWPTQEKNTVFTLTQFDLDRLLSGFTIIGHKSVKIDSFTMG; this comes from the coding sequence ATGAAGCGCATGATGACCGCGCCAGTGGTGTATTTATACCGCGAGTTTGTCGATTTCAGAAAATCTATCAATGGTCTGGCGCTGTTGATTGAATCCGACACCGACCTTGAGCTAGGCTCAGGGGCATTGTTCCTCTTCACCAATAAACAACGCGATAAAATAAAAGTGTTGTATTGGGACCAAACGGGTTATGCGCTCTGGTATAAACGCCTCGAAAAAGCCAAGTTTAAGTGGCCCACGCAAGAGAAAAATACGGTGTTTACCTTAACGCAATTTGACCTCGACAGACTGCTTTCTGGCTTCACAATAATCGGCCATAAATCGGTAAAAATCGACAGTTTTACAATGGGTTAA
- a CDS encoding ISL3 family transposase, protein MNHTFLSSFWEGFHVVKSAQTSSLITITLKPSTTARCSCGQYVQAIHDYQWRTIKEAMMLGVPVELSVQTRRIKCPDCGIKTESISWLEPFARLTNRLRSYIEQLLPLLPIKHISQMTGVHWHTIKEIDKRRLKNGVPEVNWAELKQLVMDEFALFKGHRYATVIADAKTHQVLWIGVGRSRQDIRPFFELLGQYCQNIEAVAMDMNTAFDLEVQQHCPNARIVYDLFHVVAKFGREVMDRVRVDQANQLKQDKKARQWIKRSRWILLKNRGNLDSKQESYLSEILSMNKDLMVTYLLGSQLKELWRCQSESEARDLWDVWWGQVQESGIKPLMDFARKLKPYLHGIVASACYPLNTCTLEGINNKIKLIKRMGYGYRDTDYFFLKIKAAFPGKPR, encoded by the coding sequence ATGAATCATACTTTTCTATCCTCTTTTTGGGAAGGCTTTCATGTCGTAAAGTCTGCTCAAACGTCTTCTCTTATCACCATTACTCTCAAACCCAGCACAACCGCTCGGTGTTCATGTGGGCAATATGTTCAAGCCATACATGATTATCAGTGGCGAACGATTAAGGAAGCGATGATGCTCGGCGTACCTGTCGAACTATCCGTACAAACAAGGCGTATCAAGTGCCCTGACTGTGGTATCAAAACCGAATCTATTTCTTGGCTTGAACCTTTTGCGCGCCTAACTAACCGCTTACGTAGTTATATTGAACAGTTGCTGCCTCTTCTTCCTATTAAGCATATTTCCCAGATGACGGGCGTTCATTGGCACACGATTAAGGAGATAGATAAGCGCCGACTAAAAAATGGGGTGCCAGAGGTCAACTGGGCCGAGCTGAAACAACTGGTCATGGATGAGTTTGCGCTCTTTAAGGGACATCGTTATGCCACCGTTATCGCGGATGCTAAGACGCATCAAGTGCTGTGGATAGGCGTTGGACGAAGTCGACAAGATATCCGTCCCTTCTTTGAGTTACTTGGTCAGTATTGCCAGAACATAGAGGCGGTTGCGATGGATATGAATACGGCTTTCGACCTCGAAGTGCAGCAACATTGCCCCAACGCTCGCATTGTGTACGACTTATTTCATGTGGTCGCCAAATTTGGTCGGGAAGTGATGGATAGAGTCAGAGTTGATCAAGCGAATCAACTCAAACAAGACAAGAAAGCACGCCAATGGATTAAGCGCTCTCGCTGGATTCTCCTTAAAAACAGAGGCAACTTAGACAGTAAGCAGGAGAGCTACCTAAGTGAGATACTGAGTATGAACAAGGACTTAATGGTGACGTATTTACTTGGCTCTCAGCTTAAAGAGTTATGGCGATGCCAGTCAGAAAGCGAAGCGAGAGACTTATGGGACGTATGGTGGGGGCAAGTTCAAGAAAGCGGGATCAAGCCGCTTATGGACTTCGCAAGAAAGCTCAAACCTTATCTTCATGGCATCGTTGCTTCTGCATGCTATCCACTCAATACCTGTACGCTCGAGGGCATAAACAACAAGATAAAGTTAATCAAGCGAATGGGTTACGGCTATCGAGATACTGATTACTTCTTTTTAAAGATAAAAGCGGCTTTCCCCGGAAAGCCGCGATGA
- the tnpC gene encoding IS66 family transposase yields the protein MKKTTPDINPDSQNIAELQAMVKALMSEKIEWQQERQSLIEQFKLALDRQFAKRSEALKPYNEAQGDFFNEVECEAENVDEDVVTTTTTTKPKRRGKRQPLPKDLPRETVVLDLDEHDKQCPCCQHSLHQIGEDRSEKLEFTPAILNVIDYVRPKYACRHCEQHSETNPVHQQPVPDSIIPKSFATESLLANIILGKYQYALPLYRQETLFTQSGIDLSRTTMARWVIQVSEKFQPLYQALKTHLLEQVVVHADETPLNVLQEEKRSYMWLYCSGADSPQAGLPEMKNIVLYDYQNSRARACPMDFLGDYSGYLQTDGYVAYDGLTQVTNVGCFAHARRKFMEAKKLQGKGKTGKVDIALAKIQKLYALEARLKPSSAEERWSERQSHAKPILDDLYQWLTTQKVFESSPLGKAIKYTLGQWPKLVRYVDDGHVSIDNNRAERAIKSMVIGRKNWLFANTSRGADASALLYSIIETAKANGLILYDYMVKCMKELAKAEPDIDSLLPWNFSH from the coding sequence ATGAAAAAGACGACCCCCGACATCAATCCAGACAGCCAAAACATCGCGGAACTTCAAGCGATGGTGAAGGCGTTAATGTCTGAGAAAATAGAGTGGCAGCAAGAGCGCCAATCCTTGATTGAGCAGTTCAAACTGGCACTTGACCGTCAGTTCGCCAAACGCTCTGAAGCGTTAAAACCGTATAACGAAGCTCAGGGCGACTTCTTTAATGAAGTGGAATGCGAAGCGGAGAACGTCGACGAAGACGTGGTGACCACGACGACCACAACAAAGCCAAAGCGCCGTGGTAAACGCCAGCCATTACCGAAAGACTTACCTCGCGAAACCGTGGTTCTTGACCTGGACGAGCACGATAAACAGTGTCCTTGCTGCCAACATTCTCTGCATCAAATCGGGGAAGACCGTAGCGAGAAACTGGAGTTCACGCCTGCGATACTCAACGTTATCGACTACGTTCGTCCTAAATACGCGTGCCGTCATTGTGAGCAACACAGTGAGACTAACCCCGTTCACCAACAGCCAGTACCCGACAGCATTATCCCGAAAAGCTTCGCCACAGAAAGCTTGCTGGCCAATATCATCTTAGGTAAATACCAGTACGCCTTGCCGCTGTATCGACAAGAAACCTTGTTCACGCAATCGGGCATCGACTTATCAAGAACCACTATGGCTCGCTGGGTTATCCAAGTGAGCGAGAAGTTCCAACCCTTGTACCAAGCCTTAAAAACGCACTTACTTGAGCAAGTGGTGGTGCATGCTGATGAAACCCCATTGAATGTGCTGCAAGAAGAGAAGCGCAGTTACATGTGGCTGTACTGCTCAGGCGCTGACTCTCCGCAAGCTGGTTTACCGGAGATGAAAAACATCGTCTTGTACGACTATCAAAACAGTCGCGCGAGAGCGTGCCCAATGGACTTCTTGGGCGATTACTCGGGTTACCTACAAACCGATGGTTATGTGGCGTACGATGGTCTCACTCAAGTGACAAACGTTGGTTGCTTCGCTCATGCTCGCCGTAAGTTCATGGAGGCAAAAAAGCTCCAGGGAAAAGGCAAGACTGGAAAAGTGGATATCGCGCTGGCGAAAATCCAAAAACTTTATGCGCTTGAAGCTCGCTTAAAACCGTCGTCAGCCGAAGAGCGTTGGTCAGAGAGACAATCACACGCCAAACCGATATTGGACGACCTGTATCAATGGCTCACGACACAGAAAGTGTTCGAATCCAGCCCACTGGGTAAAGCGATTAAATACACCTTGGGTCAATGGCCAAAGTTGGTGCGTTATGTGGATGATGGGCACGTATCCATCGACAACAATCGAGCAGAGCGTGCGATAAAATCGATGGTCATTGGCCGAAAGAACTGGCTCTTCGCCAACACATCAAGAGGCGCCGATGCTAGCGCATTACTCTATAGCATCATCGAGACG